A region from the Chitinophaga sp. Cy-1792 genome encodes:
- a CDS encoding AadS family aminoglycoside 6-adenylyltransferase, with protein sequence MRSREEKLKSIIEWAENNHDISVVLLTSSLVNPLAPVDDLSDLDIEIVFENNSKYISDNSWTHHFGRPIAMIEEDEACFGFKHAMKMVLYDDYVKVDFKLFSKDKFIEEVHQNELPEDWDIGYKVLIDKEGITAHLKNPTYQVSIIKKPTSQKFQGTLNDFWWDTTYVAKCLVRDEIFYAKTMENIIRTAYFIPLMEWYIASQHDWNITTNKSGRLFKKYLSPEIWEKAAQTFPGSNIEDNWNALFATTDLVSEIGRALSKKLGYEYPVKLESEIRKYLNFLKTNPIT encoded by the coding sequence ATGAGATCAAGGGAAGAAAAGCTAAAATCTATTATTGAATGGGCAGAAAACAACCATGATATCAGTGTTGTTTTGCTGACAAGTTCACTTGTAAATCCGCTGGCACCCGTTGATGACCTGAGCGATTTAGATATCGAAATTGTTTTTGAGAACAACAGTAAATACATATCCGACAATAGCTGGACACACCATTTCGGCCGACCTATTGCTATGATTGAAGAAGATGAAGCCTGCTTCGGTTTCAAACATGCAATGAAAATGGTACTATACGATGACTATGTGAAAGTCGATTTCAAACTATTTAGTAAGGACAAATTTATTGAAGAAGTTCATCAAAACGAATTACCTGAAGATTGGGATATCGGATACAAAGTACTCATCGACAAAGAAGGCATAACAGCCCATCTGAAAAACCCTACTTATCAGGTCTCTATTATCAAAAAACCAACATCGCAAAAATTCCAGGGAACACTGAATGACTTCTGGTGGGACACTACCTACGTAGCAAAATGCCTTGTAAGGGATGAAATATTCTATGCAAAAACTATGGAAAACATCATCCGGACAGCATACTTCATTCCTTTAATGGAGTGGTATATTGCCAGTCAGCACGATTGGAATATTACTACCAATAAATCCGGCAGACTATTTAAAAAATATCTTTCTCCTGAAATATGGGAAAAAGCAGCACAAACATTTCCAGGAAGTAATATTGAAGACAACTGGAATGCGCTGTTTGCAACGACTGACCTGGTTTCCGAAATCGGCAGGGCGTTATCGAAAAAATTAGGCTATGAATATCCAGTAAAATTGGAGTCTGAAATAAGAAAATATTTAAACTTTTTAAAAACAAATCCAATTACCTGA
- a CDS encoding LytTR family DNA-binding domain-containing protein, translating to MIKCLIADDEVIAQQIIEQYILQTEGLTLVAKCKNAMEAFAKMEQHQVDLIFLDIEMPLVNGITFLKSLSHPPKVIFTTAYAEYALQGYELNVVDYLLKPFSFERFSTAVKKVQQLLSTGNNSVSATTDTVTDLIIKEKNGLTKIPYADIIYIEGSRDYVKIVRSKQHHLVHMTMKKLEEDLPASLFVRTHKSFIVAIPKIKIIKASELLLSGQQVIPLSQNYKEQVTRSFGLIK from the coding sequence ATGATTAAATGCCTGATTGCCGACGATGAAGTCATCGCGCAGCAAATTATTGAACAATACATCCTGCAAACAGAAGGGTTGACGCTGGTAGCCAAATGCAAAAATGCCATGGAAGCTTTTGCCAAAATGGAGCAACACCAGGTAGATCTTATTTTCCTGGATATTGAAATGCCGCTGGTAAATGGTATTACATTTTTGAAGAGTCTGTCGCACCCGCCAAAAGTAATATTCACTACGGCTTATGCAGAATACGCATTGCAAGGGTATGAACTGAATGTTGTCGACTACCTGCTGAAACCCTTTTCCTTTGAGCGTTTCAGTACAGCCGTAAAAAAAGTACAGCAGCTGCTAAGTACAGGCAACAATTCCGTCAGCGCTACCACAGACACTGTCACAGATCTTATCATAAAAGAGAAAAATGGACTGACAAAAATCCCCTACGCTGATATCATCTACATAGAAGGCTCAAGAGATTATGTAAAAATTGTACGCTCAAAGCAACATCACCTGGTACATATGACGATGAAAAAACTGGAAGAAGATTTGCCGGCATCGCTGTTTGTGCGTACACATAAATCATTTATCGTAGCCATACCGAAGATAAAGATCATTAAAGCCAGCGAGCTGCTATTGTCCGGCCAGCAGGTAATCCCCCTAAGTCAGAACTACAAGGAGCAGGTAACGAGGAGTTTTGGATTGATTAAGTAG
- a CDS encoding sensor histidine kinase — MKQLNTIQPANMKLISVYEILVWIIYAVIYKYAVIIESPHLPRQHLNFPFLVMTGYAFCITIYVIPYYRVIGPAILQKKSYVVLFLSTVLYFFLVPKYVNWLVSYLFLQAGSGPDTTSYFQHQYDLFHHLAMSRKIMAQFLLTDMLAFISVMFLRFAMKNEYHRHKLENDNLTLQLGALKAQLHPHFLFNTLNSIYGMSLTGAKETPAFILRLSDMMRYILYDCSQHHVPIEKDIAFIRDYLEMEKKRYPEANIDFRIHQEEIPHLNIVPLLTIPFLENAFKHGAHRVQQNAYIRGELHFVSNKLCFTLNNTALTVTPMQKSQYGGVGIENVRKRLDLYYPGQYQLMIREDDQQYTVALEINL, encoded by the coding sequence ATGAAGCAACTCAATACCATACAACCTGCAAATATGAAACTGATATCTGTTTACGAGATATTGGTATGGATTATATATGCAGTCATTTATAAATATGCAGTCATTATAGAGAGCCCTCACCTGCCCAGGCAACACCTGAATTTCCCTTTTCTGGTGATGACGGGGTATGCTTTCTGTATTACGATCTATGTCATTCCATATTATCGCGTGATCGGGCCAGCTATCCTTCAAAAGAAATCTTATGTGGTGCTATTTCTGAGTACCGTATTATACTTCTTTCTTGTTCCAAAATATGTCAACTGGCTGGTATCATACCTGTTCCTGCAGGCAGGCTCCGGGCCAGACACTACAAGCTACTTCCAACATCAATATGATTTGTTTCACCATCTTGCCATGTCCAGAAAGATCATGGCTCAGTTTCTCCTTACAGATATGCTGGCATTCATTTCTGTGATGTTCCTCCGCTTTGCCATGAAGAATGAATATCACCGTCATAAGCTGGAAAATGATAACCTCACACTGCAGCTAGGTGCTTTAAAAGCCCAGCTGCATCCGCATTTCCTGTTTAATACCTTAAATAGCATTTATGGTATGAGTTTAACAGGTGCCAAAGAAACACCTGCATTTATTCTGCGTTTATCAGATATGATGCGCTATATATTGTATGATTGCAGCCAGCATCATGTGCCGATTGAAAAGGATATTGCGTTTATCCGGGACTACCTGGAGATGGAAAAGAAACGGTACCCAGAAGCTAATATCGATTTCCGCATCCATCAGGAAGAAATACCCCATCTTAACATAGTCCCGCTTTTAACGATTCCATTCCTGGAAAACGCCTTTAAACACGGGGCACACCGGGTACAGCAAAATGCTTATATCCGCGGGGAACTACATTTCGTTAGTAACAAATTATGCTTTACACTGAATAATACGGCACTAACGGTAACACCTATGCAAAAGTCGCAATATGGCGGGGTAGGTATTGAAAATGTCCGGAAAAGGCTGGACCTTTATTATCCTGGCCAGTATCAGCTGATGATCCGGGAAGATGACCAACAATATACTGTTGCACTCGAAATAAATCTTTAA
- a CDS encoding outer membrane beta-barrel family protein has translation MKHIIYFLALFFLAFSSSAQQQLSLQGRILDSASHAPLPFAALQISKNSTNYQLTADENGNFRFMNLDSGTYQLSVNYMGYRPVSNQPVYLKAEVNMDFLLKQLVKTLNGVEVAASQPYISMQPDKIVVNLAQSPMNAGENAWEAMKKAPGVTAADGIKLRGKSVAVYINGKPSRLSGADLEAYLAAIPAATIENLELMPNPSAKYEANGAAIINLVLAKNKNLGTNGAVNLGAGTGNHFLYNGGVSLNHRTANTNIYGSYDYMNRNTDATTATTRFIDPQLLISDLQTQGSVLASHTYKIGIDQTINKTNSFGLIIRGNYRERNTDVRNNAVMTIQDSSSVMQHNSQAAYHTPAVNAYYKVLLGKRKNELSVNADYFSYRKTLQEDYRINYYDEHNVAYGQPALMKSNAPASNNVWAFSSDYSFLLKKFRMETGIKAVLTNTDNDQQWQQFDKTVWEKDSVRSNHFIYQENVYSAYLTAARTFKKWDLQAGLRMEHTASSGNSVTLHQINENSYTSLFPSFTAGYNMNEQQQYSFSYSRKIERFGLDIVNPFRIYQSQYQYYQGNPGIRPTFSDNLDVSWMYNAVWMVSASYGHYSDVLAEVFHKEAGTDVTISGYDNVSSADQLTTTISYSKGFLKDKLFTTTSITGLYAKYNAAASTNLDRATVGVMAYNSSILKVNKTMKVEVSTSYSAPFRFGSYSFSDIFNIGLGVSKTVLEKKGTVTLNVTDIFNTAKRRYDILSYDVHARQISSPETRFVKLTFNYRFGNQQVKSARNRNTAIDEVKQRMQD, from the coding sequence ATGAAACACATTATTTATTTCCTTGCCTTATTCTTCCTTGCCTTTTCTTCCTCCGCACAACAGCAGCTCTCTCTACAGGGACGAATACTGGACAGTGCCAGCCATGCACCGTTGCCTTTTGCTGCATTACAAATAAGCAAAAATTCTACGAATTACCAATTAACGGCTGATGAAAACGGAAATTTCCGCTTTATGAACCTGGATAGTGGTACTTATCAGCTTTCGGTTAATTATATGGGCTATCGCCCGGTCAGTAACCAGCCTGTTTATCTGAAAGCGGAAGTGAATATGGACTTCCTGCTAAAGCAGCTGGTAAAAACGCTAAATGGCGTGGAAGTGGCTGCCAGTCAGCCTTACATCAGCATGCAGCCGGATAAAATAGTGGTAAATCTTGCCCAAAGCCCTATGAATGCCGGTGAAAATGCCTGGGAAGCAATGAAGAAAGCGCCAGGCGTGACTGCGGCCGATGGTATTAAACTCCGCGGTAAGTCGGTAGCCGTGTACATCAACGGCAAGCCATCACGCTTGTCTGGTGCTGATCTGGAGGCTTACCTGGCTGCCATCCCCGCTGCTACTATAGAAAACCTCGAACTGATGCCCAATCCTTCCGCTAAATATGAGGCTAACGGTGCCGCCATTATCAACCTGGTACTGGCAAAAAATAAGAACCTCGGCACTAACGGCGCCGTAAATCTTGGTGCAGGCACTGGCAACCATTTCCTGTATAATGGCGGTGTTAGTCTCAACCATAGAACTGCCAATACCAATATCTACGGCAGCTATGATTATATGAACAGAAATACAGATGCTACCACCGCAACCACCAGGTTCATCGATCCGCAATTGCTGATCAGCGATTTACAGACGCAAGGCAGTGTCCTGGCAAGTCATACCTATAAGATCGGCATCGACCAGACCATCAACAAAACCAACAGCTTCGGGCTTATTATCCGTGGGAATTATCGTGAACGTAATACGGATGTCCGGAATAATGCAGTAATGACGATCCAGGATTCCAGCTCTGTCATGCAACATAATAGCCAGGCCGCGTACCATACTCCGGCTGTGAATGCATACTATAAAGTACTGCTGGGTAAACGTAAAAATGAACTCTCCGTAAATGCCGACTATTTCAGCTACAGGAAAACACTACAGGAAGATTATCGTATAAATTACTACGATGAACATAATGTGGCGTATGGCCAGCCTGCACTGATGAAGAGTAACGCTCCGGCAAGTAATAATGTCTGGGCTTTTAGCAGCGACTATAGTTTTCTGCTGAAGAAATTCAGGATGGAAACAGGAATAAAAGCAGTATTAACCAATACAGATAATGATCAGCAATGGCAACAGTTTGATAAGACGGTATGGGAAAAGGATTCAGTCCGCAGTAATCATTTTATCTATCAGGAAAATGTTTACAGCGCCTATCTTACTGCAGCAAGAACATTCAAGAAATGGGATTTACAGGCGGGCCTGCGAATGGAACATACTGCCAGCAGCGGCAATAGTGTTACGCTGCACCAGATCAATGAAAACAGCTATACCAGCCTGTTCCCATCTTTTACTGCCGGCTACAATATGAATGAACAACAGCAATATAGTTTTTCGTATAGCCGTAAGATTGAGCGTTTCGGACTGGATATTGTAAACCCTTTCCGGATATACCAGAGCCAGTATCAGTATTATCAGGGAAACCCTGGTATCCGGCCTACTTTTTCAGATAATCTTGATGTAAGCTGGATGTACAACGCCGTATGGATGGTAAGTGCTTCCTATGGCCATTATTCAGATGTATTGGCAGAGGTTTTTCATAAAGAGGCCGGTACAGACGTAACTATCAGCGGTTACGACAATGTCAGCAGTGCCGATCAGCTGACCACTACCATCAGCTATTCAAAAGGGTTTTTGAAGGATAAACTGTTTACTACAACCAGTATTACCGGCCTGTACGCAAAATATAACGCTGCCGCCTCAACGAATTTAGACAGGGCTACTGTCGGTGTGATGGCCTATAACAGCAGTATACTAAAGGTAAACAAGACCATGAAGGTCGAGGTGTCAACCAGTTACAGTGCGCCTTTTCGTTTCGGTTCCTACAGCTTCAGTGATATATTTAATATAGGCCTTGGCGTTAGTAAAACAGTGCTGGAAAAGAAAGGTACCGTGACCCTGAATGTGACGGATATTTTCAATACAGCTAAAAGACGTTATGATATACTTTCCTATGATGTACATGCAAGGCAAATCAGCAGTCCTGAAACACGTTTCGTTAAGCTGACGTTTAATTACCGCTTTGGTAATCAGCAGGTGAAATCGGCCAGAAACAGGAATACGGCTATTGACGAGGTGAAGCAACGCATGCAGGATTAA
- a CDS encoding MBL fold metallo-hydrolase, protein MIKIHHLNCVDILSPRGDSAIGHCLLLETNERLILIDTGIGLLDTQQPELRIGQDYIDMVGYRFNEDWPAFRQIERLGLNPALVTDCVISHLDNDHIGGLADFPDAVVHIGSEEMENFETGNLRYLKTPLAHNPKIITYGTSADKWFGFEARKIDISIDTNIFLIPLFGHTAGHCGVAIAHEGQWIFYVGDAYYLRVELTDLHHPIHFLTKRNADNDDLRAATLEKIRVLASQHPEIMMYGYHDITEFNS, encoded by the coding sequence ATGATAAAAATACATCACCTTAATTGCGTAGATATCCTCTCTCCGAGAGGCGACAGCGCAATAGGACATTGTTTGCTATTAGAAACGAATGAACGCCTGATACTTATCGACACCGGCATCGGCCTACTGGATACGCAACAACCGGAATTACGGATCGGACAGGATTACATCGACATGGTAGGCTATCGTTTTAATGAAGACTGGCCGGCTTTCAGGCAAATAGAGCGACTTGGCCTCAATCCCGCGCTCGTAACAGATTGCGTAATTTCACACCTGGACAACGACCATATCGGCGGGTTGGCAGACTTCCCTGATGCAGTGGTCCATATTGGTTCAGAGGAAATGGAAAATTTCGAAACCGGTAATCTCAGATACCTGAAAACGCCATTGGCGCATAATCCTAAAATCATTACCTATGGCACATCAGCTGATAAATGGTTTGGATTTGAAGCCAGAAAAATCGATATCAGTATAGACACCAACATCTTCCTGATTCCTTTGTTTGGCCATACGGCCGGCCATTGTGGCGTTGCAATAGCACATGAAGGCCAATGGATTTTCTATGTAGGCGATGCCTATTATCTAAGAGTTGAGCTAACGGACCTCCATCACCCGATACATTTTCTGACAAAACGCAATGCAGATAATGATGACCTTCGGGCTGCCACGCTGGAGAAAATACGTGTATTAGCCAGTCAGCACCCGGAAATTATGATGTATGGCTATCATGATATAACTGAATTTAATAGTTAA
- a CDS encoding helix-turn-helix transcriptional regulator, whose protein sequence is MNIVTIEPHSSLKQVVKKFWYADIPNSAHQNKPFHIMADGALGIVFQHCNGHSALLNAAGQPFPLSFVYGQKSNSPCINSFCDHPFLFGVNLQPTAFKKLFNINTHEITDTLLTVDHLFPKHFTEQLLHATSPEQISSLFNQQLLKRLQSSKEDKIIDHSIQLILADTKNMGPNDLSSLFPVSRRHFQRKFREHLGVCPESYMRIIKFQRSIHLLKTRQYSKLSDIAFSLNYADQSHFVREFKLFAGCTPKEFLVKSPSIPVSGHHNPPFETMRILIN, encoded by the coding sequence ATGAATATTGTTACAATTGAACCTCACAGCAGCCTTAAACAGGTAGTAAAAAAATTCTGGTATGCCGACATTCCCAATTCCGCACATCAGAATAAACCATTCCATATCATGGCAGATGGCGCTTTAGGCATTGTATTTCAACATTGTAACGGACACTCAGCACTATTGAACGCAGCCGGCCAGCCGTTTCCCCTTTCATTTGTTTATGGGCAAAAAAGCAACAGCCCCTGCATCAATTCATTCTGCGATCATCCATTCCTTTTTGGTGTAAATCTTCAACCCACCGCCTTTAAAAAACTATTCAACATCAACACCCACGAGATCACCGATACCCTTTTAACCGTTGATCATCTTTTTCCAAAACACTTCACTGAACAATTATTGCACGCTACTTCTCCGGAACAGATATCCAGCCTGTTTAATCAACAACTTCTTAAAAGACTGCAGTCATCCAAAGAAGATAAAATAATTGACCATAGCATCCAACTGATATTAGCGGACACAAAAAATATGGGGCCGAATGATCTCTCATCGCTGTTTCCTGTTTCCAGACGGCATTTTCAGCGAAAATTCAGGGAGCACCTCGGTGTTTGTCCGGAATCTTATATGCGTATAATAAAATTTCAGCGATCTATTCATTTATTAAAAACCAGGCAATACAGTAAATTAAGTGATATCGCGTTTTCACTGAACTATGCAGACCAGTCGCACTTTGTGAGAGAATTTAAACTTTTTGCCGGCTGTACCCCTAAAGAATTCTTAGTAAAATCTCCTTCCATACCTGTTTCAGGTCACCATAATCCACCATTTGAGACAATGCGGATTTTAATCAATTGA
- a CDS encoding SRPBCC domain-containing protein, which yields MKAPDYTSSFLVSQSPAEVFKAVANVRGWWSEEIEGRTDALNEVFNYHHQDIHRTKMKIVEFVPDKKIVWHCEENNFNFTKDAKEWTGTTLVFEINKKGDQTEMVFTHIGLVPTEECYAICSDCWTIYIQGSLKALIETGKGKPNRLGAAIECAEN from the coding sequence ATGAAAGCACCGGATTACACAAGTTCCTTCCTGGTATCACAGTCGCCGGCAGAAGTATTCAAGGCTGTAGCCAATGTTCGCGGATGGTGGTCGGAAGAAATAGAAGGCCGGACAGACGCCTTAAATGAAGTATTCAACTATCATCACCAGGACATCCACCGCACCAAAATGAAGATAGTAGAATTTGTTCCTGACAAAAAAATCGTCTGGCATTGCGAAGAGAATAATTTCAACTTCACCAAAGACGCGAAAGAATGGACCGGCACCACGCTCGTTTTTGAAATCAACAAAAAAGGAGACCAGACAGAAATGGTATTCACCCATATCGGACTGGTGCCAACAGAAGAATGCTACGCTATCTGTTCGGATTGCTGGACGATTTATATCCAGGGTAGTCTCAAAGCGCTGATAGAAACAGGCAAAGGCAAGCCAAACCGCTTAGGGGCAGCCATTGAATGCGCAGAGAATTAA
- a CDS encoding SRPBCC domain-containing protein translates to MNAQDYTLTFQVAKSPEEVFKAVTNVRGWWSEQIEGRADALNEVFNYRYQDIHRSRMKIIEFVPNQKIVWLCEENHFNFTKDEKEWTGTKLSFEISQNSDQTELVFTHIGLVPTEECYSICTDSWRNFIQGSLKLLIETGKGKPNPYQTAIDNAEKKKAAAGI, encoded by the coding sequence ATGAATGCGCAAGATTACACGCTCACTTTCCAGGTAGCAAAGTCGCCGGAAGAAGTTTTCAAGGCGGTAACCAATGTACGCGGATGGTGGTCTGAACAGATCGAAGGCCGCGCAGATGCCTTAAATGAGGTATTCAACTACCGCTATCAGGATATTCACCGCAGCAGGATGAAGATCATTGAATTTGTTCCCAACCAGAAAATCGTCTGGCTTTGTGAAGAAAATCATTTCAACTTCACCAAAGATGAAAAAGAATGGACAGGAACAAAGCTCAGCTTCGAAATTAGCCAGAATAGTGACCAGACCGAACTGGTATTCACCCATATCGGATTGGTACCTACAGAGGAATGCTATAGCATCTGCACGGATTCCTGGAGAAATTTCATTCAGGGCAGTCTTAAGCTACTGATTGAAACAGGAAAAGGTAAACCTAATCCTTATCAGACGGCCATCGACAATGCTGAAAAGAAAAAGGCAGCGGCTGGCATTTAA
- a CDS encoding GlxA family transcriptional regulator, translating to MKHLTILVPNGENNLSSIVGAYKIFSRANALWKEQQGKELFRIELAGTSPTTEFYGGLFSVKPHTDIANVKQTDLIIVPSLNHAYDAAIAQNTAIIDWLGVQYKHGAEIASICTGAFLLAAAGMLEGKSCSTHWAAAADFRQRFPSINVQSDKLITEENGIYTNGGAYSFLNLVLYLIEKYYDRQTAIFCAKIFQIDIDRQHQSSFIIFKGQKEHGDEMVKAAQNYIEEKMAEKISFEQLSAKFAVGRRNFDRRFIKATGNTPLEYFQRIKIEAAKRAFETTRKTINEVMYEVGYSDLKAFREVFRKITGMSPLEYRNRYNKEALAG from the coding sequence ATGAAACATCTGACTATCCTCGTTCCTAACGGTGAAAATAACCTGAGCAGCATTGTAGGTGCCTACAAGATATTTTCCCGCGCCAATGCATTATGGAAAGAACAGCAGGGTAAGGAACTTTTCAGGATAGAACTGGCCGGTACTTCCCCCACCACCGAGTTTTATGGCGGCTTGTTCTCTGTAAAACCTCATACTGATATTGCTAATGTTAAACAGACAGATCTGATTATTGTTCCCTCTTTGAATCATGCCTATGATGCGGCAATTGCGCAAAATACAGCTATCATCGACTGGCTGGGCGTGCAATATAAGCATGGGGCTGAAATTGCCAGCATCTGTACCGGCGCTTTCCTGCTGGCAGCGGCTGGTATGCTGGAAGGTAAATCCTGCTCTACACACTGGGCCGCTGCAGCGGATTTTCGCCAGCGATTCCCGAGTATAAATGTACAGTCCGACAAACTAATCACGGAAGAGAATGGCATTTATACCAATGGAGGCGCCTATTCATTCCTCAACCTGGTATTATACCTGATCGAAAAATATTATGACAGACAGACCGCCATTTTTTGTGCAAAGATTTTCCAGATAGATATAGATCGCCAGCACCAGTCATCGTTCATTATTTTCAAGGGACAGAAAGAGCATGGTGATGAAATGGTAAAGGCTGCTCAGAATTATATTGAGGAGAAGATGGCAGAAAAAATCTCTTTTGAACAGCTATCCGCGAAGTTTGCCGTTGGGCGCAGAAATTTTGACCGCAGGTTTATTAAAGCAACAGGTAATACGCCGCTTGAATATTTCCAGCGTATTAAGATTGAAGCCGCTAAGCGGGCTTTTGAAACTACCAGGAAAACCATCAACGAGGTGATGTATGAAGTAGGGTATTCAGACCTGAAGGCATTCCGGGAAGTGTTCCGGAAAATAACGGGTATGTCGCCGCTGGAGTATAGGAACAGGTATAATAAGGAGGCGCTGGCGGGATAA
- a CDS encoding LLM class flavin-dependent oxidoreductase produces the protein MKKIGFLSFGHWSNHPAYSTRTAADTLLQSIDLAVASEEIGLDGAYFRVHHFAAQLASPFPLLSAIGARTSKIEIGTGVIDMRYENPLYMVEDAGAADLISGGRLQLGISRGSPEQVIDGWRYFGYEPAAGETDADMGRRKALEFLERLKGKGFAEPNPSPMFPNPPGLLRLEPYSEGLRERIWWGAASNATAVWAAENGMYLQSSTLKIDESGKPFHIQQAEQIRLYKDAWKKAGHTRAPRVSVSRSVFPLMNDKDRQYFGRDAKSQDQIGMIEPDKRAIFGRSYAAEPDQLIKQLAADEAIQEADTLLLTIPNTLGVDYNVHILSSILEHVAPGLGWR, from the coding sequence ATGAAGAAGATAGGATTTTTATCGTTCGGACATTGGTCTAATCATCCTGCCTACAGTACCCGTACGGCAGCAGACACGTTGCTGCAGTCTATTGATTTAGCGGTTGCTTCCGAAGAAATCGGCCTGGATGGCGCCTATTTTCGTGTTCATCATTTCGCAGCGCAATTGGCATCGCCATTTCCTTTGCTGTCGGCCATTGGTGCCAGAACAAGCAAGATAGAAATCGGTACAGGTGTAATTGATATGCGTTATGAGAATCCGTTGTATATGGTAGAAGATGCAGGCGCAGCGGATCTGATATCGGGAGGGCGATTACAATTGGGTATCAGCAGAGGTTCGCCTGAGCAGGTAATTGACGGATGGCGCTACTTTGGATATGAACCTGCAGCTGGAGAAACGGACGCAGATATGGGACGCCGTAAGGCATTGGAGTTCCTGGAAAGGCTGAAAGGCAAAGGTTTTGCGGAGCCTAATCCTTCACCGATGTTCCCTAATCCGCCAGGTTTGCTCCGCCTGGAGCCCTACTCCGAAGGATTGCGCGAGCGTATCTGGTGGGGTGCTGCCTCCAATGCAACGGCTGTATGGGCCGCGGAAAATGGCATGTATTTGCAGAGCTCTACCCTCAAAATAGATGAAAGTGGTAAGCCTTTTCATATTCAACAGGCAGAACAGATCAGGTTATATAAGGATGCCTGGAAAAAAGCCGGCCATACCCGCGCACCAAGGGTATCTGTAAGCAGGTCTGTTTTTCCGCTGATGAATGATAAGGATCGCCAGTATTTTGGCAGAGATGCCAAAAGTCAGGACCAGATAGGGATGATAGAGCCTGACAAACGTGCTATTTTCGGAAGGAGCTACGCTGCCGAACCAGATCAGCTGATAAAGCAGCTGGCAGCAGATGAGGCCATTCAGGAAGCAGATACATTGCTTTTAACAATTCCTAATACCTTAGGAGTGGATTACAATGTACATATATTGTCGTCCATATTGGAGCATGTGGCCCCTGGATTAGGCTGGCGTTAA
- a CDS encoding YhcG family protein → MLINQSVIADIKTIITHSREQVIRAVDHQRTLMYWHIGKRIFEEEQEGKDRADYGTYLTKYVAEELEPEFGSGFSKRQIELFRQFFRVFPIANSLRSQLSWTQYKLLIRIDNQCKREFYVAETIKNNWTSRQLERQVYSSLYERLLLSNDKESVLAVAKEEKLPSDPREIIKDPMVLEFLGLQREASYYEKELETAIITHLQSFLLELGNGFTFAARQKRIHIDGDDFFIDLVCYNRLLNCSVIIEIKTGKLTHQDLGQLQMYVNYYDRVEKLPRENATVGILLCAGKNGSIVKFTLPEGQKQIIASEYQTCLPTEKQLLDEINKEVQNFEKKKEIKQ, encoded by the coding sequence ATGTTGATTAACCAGAGCGTAATCGCAGACATCAAAACAATCATTACCCACTCAAGGGAACAAGTTATTCGCGCAGTCGACCATCAGCGCACATTGATGTACTGGCATATTGGTAAACGAATCTTTGAAGAAGAACAGGAAGGAAAGGATAGGGCGGACTATGGAACATATTTGACCAAATATGTTGCAGAAGAATTAGAACCTGAATTTGGAAGTGGATTCTCTAAAAGGCAAATAGAGCTTTTTAGGCAGTTTTTTCGCGTATTTCCAATTGCGAATTCACTGCGTTCACAATTGAGTTGGACACAATATAAACTCCTGATTAGGATTGATAATCAATGCAAAAGAGAGTTTTATGTTGCTGAGACAATTAAAAATAACTGGACTTCCCGCCAATTAGAGAGGCAGGTTTACAGCAGTCTTTATGAACGTCTGCTATTAAGTAATGACAAAGAAAGTGTACTGGCCGTTGCCAAAGAAGAAAAACTCCCTTCTGATCCAAGGGAAATCATCAAAGATCCCATGGTACTTGAATTTCTAGGGCTGCAACGGGAAGCATCTTATTATGAAAAGGAATTGGAAACTGCCATCATTACTCACCTGCAGAGTTTTTTACTGGAACTTGGTAATGGATTTACTTTTGCTGCAAGACAAAAACGCATTCATATCGATGGAGATGACTTCTTTATAGATCTGGTTTGCTATAACCGGTTATTGAACTGCTCTGTCATTATTGAAATTAAAACAGGTAAACTCACACATCAGGATTTAGGGCAATTGCAGATGTATGTAAATTATTATGACAGAGTAGAGAAACTGCCGCGGGAAAATGCCACCGTAGGAATTTTGTTATGTGCCGGCAAAAATGGTTCCATCGTAAAATTTACACTGCCTGAAGGACAGAAACAAATTATCGCCAGCGAATACCAGACTTGTCTCCCAACAGAGAAACAATTACTGGATGAGATAAATAAGGAGGTGCAGAATTTTGAAAAGAAGAAAGAGATAAAACAATAG